A single genomic interval of uncultured Desulfobulbus sp. harbors:
- a CDS encoding prolipoprotein diacylglyceryl transferase family protein produces MNPWLFLGSSGLLFTLMIILGWRYLPGERFQILASVPVARDEQGRWQGVNFTWYGLLLATAAIIGIGYTLLLCLAAGIELGPLLSLLAAIIALCVPAARWVARLVEKKRYTFTIGGAFFCGLVATPLIILLVNGGCLLFGCPTLPMQIVLAALAIGYILGEGLGRLACLSFGCCYGKPLDQCGKVIGFLFKRVAVVFTGPTKKAVYEGHLAGVKLVPIQAVTSLLYTFTGLGGCFLFLQGSFRSAFLLCLLVSQIWRVISEMFRADFRGFSSISAYQKMGLIAVVYGILLCLIPPVGELPLPNIGHGLLLMANPLLILGLNGLWFALFLHFGRSMVTGVTLSFEVRQTCI; encoded by the coding sequence ATGAACCCCTGGCTCTTTCTTGGCAGTTCCGGACTTCTCTTCACTCTGATGATCATTCTCGGCTGGCGCTACCTGCCCGGCGAGCGGTTTCAGATACTGGCTTCGGTGCCGGTGGCCCGCGATGAACAGGGACGATGGCAAGGCGTCAACTTCACCTGGTACGGCCTGCTGCTGGCGACCGCCGCCATTATCGGCATCGGCTACACGCTCCTGCTCTGCCTGGCTGCAGGAATCGAACTGGGGCCCCTGCTGAGTCTGCTCGCCGCCATCATTGCCCTCTGTGTTCCGGCTGCCCGCTGGGTGGCGCGGCTGGTGGAGAAAAAACGATACACCTTTACCATCGGCGGCGCCTTTTTCTGCGGCCTGGTGGCCACCCCGCTGATCATCCTCCTGGTCAACGGCGGCTGTCTGCTGTTCGGCTGCCCCACCCTACCGATGCAGATCGTTCTCGCGGCGCTTGCCATTGGCTATATCCTCGGTGAGGGGCTGGGCCGCCTGGCCTGTCTGAGCTTTGGCTGCTGTTACGGCAAACCCCTTGACCAGTGCGGAAAAGTCATTGGCTTTCTCTTCAAACGGGTGGCTGTGGTCTTTACCGGACCGACCAAAAAGGCGGTCTATGAAGGACATCTGGCCGGGGTCAAGCTGGTGCCGATTCAGGCAGTCACCAGCCTGCTCTACACCTTCACCGGACTGGGCGGTTGTTTCCTCTTCCTTCAGGGCAGCTTTCGCAGCGCCTTTCTCCTCTGCCTGCTGGTCTCCCAGATCTGGCGGGTGATCTCGGAAATGTTCCGTGCCGACTTTCGCGGCTTCAGTTCGATTTCCGCCTATCAGAAGATGGGGCTGATCGCGGTCGTCTACGGCATCCTCCTCTGCCTGATTCCCCCGGTCGGCGAGTTGCCGCTGCCCAACATCGGTCATGGCCTGCTGCTGATGGCCAATCCCCTGCTCATCCTCGGACTCAACGGACTCTGGTTCGCCCTCTTTCTCCATTTCGGCCGCAGTATGGTCACCGGTGTAACCCTTTCCTTTGAAGTTCGGCAAACCTGTATTTGA
- a CDS encoding phosphatidylserine decarboxylase, producing MEHQYISRQSGRIVNEQLLGDHSIDLLYNRVREQAPGLFRALTSQRMSAVLGFLHFDVNLPLVGSKGLALLKRMGVDWRECLAPHNSFTTPRQVFERQIRYWECRPMDADPAVVVSPADAKVLIGTLNDVPELFIKEKFFSAEELLGPTSPWSRRFHEGDFAIFRLTPDKYHYNHVPVSGEVMDFYTVEGDCHSCNPGAQIAIASIHAKNRRVVTIIDTDVAEGSHVGLVAMVEVVALMIGDILQCYSDNRYDNPRPLTRGMRLNKGCPKSLYRPGSSTDILLFEKGRIIFSEDLRNNSVRRDVNSRFSAGLGRPIVETDLQVRSTVATAPPPQHTSAQPAEAL from the coding sequence ATGGAACATCAATACATATCACGCCAGAGTGGTCGAATTGTCAACGAACAACTCCTCGGCGACCACAGCATCGATCTGCTCTACAACCGGGTTCGGGAACAGGCTCCCGGCCTGTTCCGCGCCCTGACCTCGCAACGGATGTCGGCGGTGCTGGGTTTCCTTCATTTCGATGTCAACCTGCCACTGGTCGGCTCCAAAGGGCTTGCCCTGCTCAAACGCATGGGCGTGGACTGGCGCGAGTGCCTCGCACCGCATAACAGTTTCACCACGCCACGCCAGGTCTTTGAACGCCAGATTCGCTACTGGGAATGCCGACCCATGGATGCGGACCCAGCCGTGGTGGTTTCCCCGGCGGATGCCAAGGTCCTGATCGGTACGCTCAACGATGTGCCCGAGCTCTTTATCAAGGAGAAATTCTTTTCCGCCGAGGAACTGCTCGGTCCGACCTCGCCCTGGAGCCGCCGCTTTCATGAAGGGGACTTTGCCATCTTTCGCCTCACGCCCGATAAGTACCATTACAACCATGTCCCGGTGAGCGGGGAGGTTATGGATTTTTATACCGTTGAGGGGGATTGCCACTCCTGCAATCCGGGGGCGCAAATCGCCATCGCCTCGATCCACGCCAAAAACCGGCGGGTGGTGACCATCATCGATACCGATGTGGCGGAAGGTTCGCATGTCGGTCTGGTGGCCATGGTGGAGGTGGTGGCGCTGATGATCGGCGATATCCTCCAGTGTTACTCGGACAACCGCTACGACAATCCGAGGCCGCTGACCAGGGGGATGAGGCTCAACAAGGGCTGCCCCAAAAGCCTCTACCGACCGGGCAGTTCCACCGATATCCTCCTCTTTGAAAAGGGTCGCATCATCTTTTCCGAGGATCTGCGTAACAACTCGGTGCGCAGGGATGTCAACAGCCGATTCTCCGCAGGCCTGGGACGGCCGATCGTTGAAACCGATCTCCAGGTTCGCTCGACCGTGGCAACCGCTCCCCCACCCCAACACACTTCAGCCCAGCCTGCGGAGGCTCTATGA